One window of the Lathamus discolor isolate bLatDis1 chromosome W, bLatDis1.hap1, whole genome shotgun sequence genome contains the following:
- the LOC136004270 gene encoding interleukin-34-like isoform X1 has protein sequence MATVNMQQGYTAILWVLAVLGVEATALGECELTHLLQDKLQYEMRLQYMKHYFPIDYTVQVQYEEVLRPSNITRLRNRTVSEVALQYLWFHVSSQAVLRIHEVLPEKHPSWKYTQELCQLFDALGKEYSKYWQTDVEVVVADLVKLIHSAGMESRRKAVRPKALLDNCLKVMRMLYRAPCWWEST, from the exons ATGGCCACTGTCAACATGCAGCAGGGCTACACGGCCATCCTGT gggtcctggctgtgctgggagtgGAGGCCACTGCACTGGGTGAATGCGAGCTCACCCACCTGCTCCAGGACAAGCTGCAGTACGAGATGCGCCTGCAGTACATG AAACACTATTTCCCCATCGATTACACGGTCCAGGTCCAGTATGAGGAGGTGCTGAGGCCCTCCAACATCACCCGTCTG CGCAATAGGACAGTGTCAGAGGTGGCACTGCAGTACCTCTGGTTCCATGTCAGCTCCCAGGCCGTTCTGAGGATCCATGAGGTGCTGCCGGAGAAGCACCCGTCCTGGAAGTACACACAGGAGCTCTGCCAGCTCTTTGATGCCCTGGGCAAGGAGTACAGCAAGTACTGGCAG ACAGACgtggaggtggtggtggctgACCTGGTGAAGCTGATCCACAGTGCAGGCATGGAGAGCCGGAGGAAGGCAGTACGCCCCAAGGCACTGCTGGACAACTGCCTCAAGGTCATGCGGATGCTTTACAGGGCACCCT GTTGGTGGGAGTCCACCTAA
- the LOC136004270 gene encoding interleukin-34-like isoform X2 yields the protein MATVNMQQGYTAILWVLAVLGVEATALGECELTHLLQDKLQYEMRLQYMVQYEEVLRPSNITRLRNRTVSEVALQYLWFHVSSQAVLRIHEVLPEKHPSWKYTQELCQLFDALGKEYSKYWQTDVEVVVADLVKLIHSAGMESRRKAVRPKALLDNCLKVMRMLYRAPCWWEST from the exons ATGGCCACTGTCAACATGCAGCAGGGCTACACGGCCATCCTGT gggtcctggctgtgctgggagtgGAGGCCACTGCACTGGGTGAATGCGAGCTCACCCACCTGCTCCAGGACAAGCTGCAGTACGAGATGCGCCTGCAGTACATG GTCCAGTATGAGGAGGTGCTGAGGCCCTCCAACATCACCCGTCTG CGCAATAGGACAGTGTCAGAGGTGGCACTGCAGTACCTCTGGTTCCATGTCAGCTCCCAGGCCGTTCTGAGGATCCATGAGGTGCTGCCGGAGAAGCACCCGTCCTGGAAGTACACACAGGAGCTCTGCCAGCTCTTTGATGCCCTGGGCAAGGAGTACAGCAAGTACTGGCAG ACAGACgtggaggtggtggtggctgACCTGGTGAAGCTGATCCACAGTGCAGGCATGGAGAGCCGGAGGAAGGCAGTACGCCCCAAGGCACTGCTGGACAACTGCCTCAAGGTCATGCGGATGCTTTACAGGGCACCCT GTTGGTGGGAGTCCACCTAA